One Natronococcus sp. CG52 DNA window includes the following coding sequences:
- a CDS encoding IclR family transcriptional regulator, giving the protein MERDPKYPVRTTVRSFEIIEFLKENHGAGVTETAKALDMSKGVVHNHLNTLEAIEFVVKEDEEYRLSLRFLELGEYQRNQMRLYRIGREQVKELASETGELVNLATEEHGRCVYLSLSRGEKAVEADTYAGHRPYLHNTALGKAILAHLPDTRITEILDHRGLPQSTEHTITDRDVLFEELEAIRDRGVAFDRQERLSGLRCVAAPIKKNDGVVAGAISVSGPMTRMQGELFEETLPNAVRSTANVIELNLEYSN; this is encoded by the coding sequence ATGGAAAGAGATCCAAAATATCCGGTTCGCACGACGGTTCGATCATTCGAGATTATCGAGTTTCTCAAAGAGAACCACGGGGCAGGAGTAACTGAAACAGCGAAAGCGCTCGATATGAGCAAAGGAGTCGTCCACAACCACCTGAATACGCTCGAAGCGATCGAGTTCGTTGTCAAGGAGGACGAAGAGTACCGCTTGTCGTTACGATTTCTTGAGCTTGGAGAGTACCAGCGAAATCAGATGCGGCTGTACCGAATCGGTCGAGAGCAAGTAAAGGAGTTAGCTTCTGAAACCGGAGAGCTCGTCAATCTCGCGACGGAAGAGCACGGGCGGTGCGTCTACCTTTCTCTCTCGCGTGGAGAGAAGGCAGTGGAGGCAGATACGTATGCCGGTCACCGGCCTTATCTCCACAACACCGCGCTCGGCAAAGCGATACTCGCGCACCTGCCTGATACCCGAATAACGGAGATCCTCGACCACCGTGGCCTGCCGCAGTCGACAGAGCACACGATCACCGATCGAGACGTCCTCTTCGAGGAACTAGAGGCGATACGTGATCGCGGTGTGGCGTTCGACCGCCAAGAGCGTCTCTCCGGACTCCGGTGCGTCGCCGCCCCAATCAAGAAAAACGACGGAGTGGTCGCCGGCGCGATCAGCGTCTCAGGGCCAATGACGCGCATGCAAGGCGAACTGTTCGAAGAAACGCTACCGAACGCCGTTCGTAGCACCGCCAACGTCATCGAACTCAACCTAGAGTATTCGAACTGA